A stretch of Sphingomonas sp. JUb134 DNA encodes these proteins:
- a CDS encoding argininosuccinate synthase, whose product MADKINRVVLAYSGGLDTSVILKWLQTEYQCEVVTFTADLGQGEELEPARKKAELMGVKPEHIFIDDLREEFVKDYVFPMMRANALYEGLYLLGTSIARPLIAKRQIEIAKMVGADAVSHGATGKGNDQVRFELGYYALQPDIKVIAPWREWDLTSRTALIDFAEKNQIPVPKDKRGESPFSTDANLLHTSSEGKVLEDPWEEVPDYVFSRTVNPEDAPDQPEIITVDFEGGDAVAINGEGLSPATLLAKLNDLGRTHGIGRLDLVENRFVGMKSRGMYETPGGTILHAAHRAIEQVTLDRGAAHLKDELMPRYAELLYNGFWFSPEREMLQAAIDHSQTKVTGTVRLKLYKGGVHVIGRKSPYSLYSEKVVTFEDDQGAYDQRDAAGFIKLNALRLRLLGRRDR is encoded by the coding sequence ATGGCCGACAAGATCAATCGCGTGGTGCTCGCCTATTCGGGCGGCCTCGACACGAGCGTGATCCTGAAATGGCTGCAGACCGAATATCAGTGCGAGGTGGTGACCTTCACCGCCGACCTCGGCCAGGGCGAGGAGCTCGAGCCCGCCCGCAAGAAGGCCGAGCTGATGGGCGTGAAGCCCGAGCACATCTTCATCGACGACCTGCGCGAAGAGTTCGTGAAGGACTATGTCTTCCCGATGATGCGCGCCAACGCGCTCTACGAGGGGCTGTACCTGCTCGGCACCTCCATCGCGCGCCCGCTGATCGCCAAGCGCCAGATCGAGATCGCCAAGATGGTCGGCGCCGACGCTGTCAGCCACGGCGCGACCGGCAAGGGCAACGACCAGGTCCGCTTCGAGCTCGGCTATTACGCGCTCCAGCCCGACATCAAGGTGATCGCGCCTTGGCGCGAATGGGACCTCACCAGCCGCACCGCGCTGATCGACTTCGCCGAAAAGAACCAGATCCCGGTCCCCAAGGACAAGCGCGGCGAGAGCCCCTTCTCCACCGACGCGAACCTCCTCCACACCTCGTCCGAGGGCAAGGTGCTCGAGGATCCGTGGGAAGAGGTGCCGGACTATGTCTTCTCGCGCACCGTCAACCCTGAGGACGCGCCCGACCAGCCCGAGATCATCACCGTCGATTTCGAAGGCGGCGACGCAGTGGCGATCAACGGCGAGGGGCTTTCGCCCGCGACCCTGCTCGCCAAGCTCAACGACCTCGGCCGCACCCACGGCATCGGCCGCCTCGACCTGGTCGAGAACCGCTTCGTCGGCATGAAGAGCCGCGGCATGTACGAGACCCCGGGCGGTACCATCCTGCACGCCGCGCACCGCGCGATCGAGCAGGTCACGCTCGACCGCGGCGCCGCCCACCTCAAGGACGAGCTGATGCCGCGTTATGCGGAGCTGCTCTACAACGGCTTCTGGTTCTCGCCGGAGCGCGAGATGCTCCAGGCCGCGATCGACCACAGCCAGACCAAGGTCACCGGCACCGTCCGGCTGAAGCTCTACAAGGGCGGCGTCCACGTCATCGGCCGCAAGTCGCCCTATTCGCTCTATTCGGAAAAGGTCGTCACCTTCGAGGACGACCAAGGCGCCTATGACCAGCGCGACGCCGCCGGCTTCATCAAGCTGAACGCGCTGCGCCTGCGCCTGCTCGGCCGCCGCGACCGCTAA
- a CDS encoding MATE family efflux transporter, translating into MTTPTPLTRTSIFQQAWPIMLGQTTVPLVGMVDTVVIGRTGDAAALAGVALGTTVINFLFWSFGFLRMGMTGMTAQAQGAGDTEEVRAMLLRGLALGFGLGVALFALQLLLVPLAFALLAGGGALDAAASGYVSGRFVGAPASLGVFALNGWLLGLGRTRAALLLQIAMNLVNAVLDIWFVWGIGLGARGVGLGTACAEWSALLLGIFLALRILGPGALTGLGARLFDRDKLRRLFAVNADIMVRTVALLVLFGWFANAGARLGAVPLAANHVLMQFVSVSAFVLDGFAFTAESRIGEAIGRGARAELLRATRLTGEFTLAAGAAFALLIHVAGVPLIAAVTDNAEVRAHAIALLPFAALVPLVGAPAWLLDGVFIGATAGKSLRDAAVAATLLYLATDLLLRPLGAVGMWVALLASYLYRAAGLGLALPRLVQSVGQPLAEAPREA; encoded by the coding sequence ATTGGCCGCACCGGCGACGCCGCCGCCTTGGCAGGCGTCGCGCTCGGCACCACCGTCATCAACTTCCTGTTCTGGAGTTTCGGCTTCCTGCGCATGGGCATGACCGGCATGACCGCCCAGGCCCAGGGGGCGGGCGATACCGAGGAGGTCCGCGCGATGCTGCTGCGCGGCCTGGCGCTCGGCTTCGGGCTCGGCGTCGCGCTGTTCGCGCTCCAGCTGCTGCTGGTCCCGCTCGCCTTCGCGCTCTTGGCAGGCGGCGGCGCGCTCGATGCGGCGGCGAGCGGCTATGTCAGCGGCCGCTTCGTGGGGGCGCCCGCCAGCCTCGGCGTCTTCGCGCTCAACGGCTGGCTGCTCGGGCTCGGCCGCACGCGCGCGGCGCTGCTGCTCCAGATCGCGATGAACCTCGTCAATGCCGTGCTGGACATCTGGTTCGTCTGGGGGATCGGCCTCGGCGCACGGGGCGTCGGCCTCGGCACCGCCTGCGCCGAGTGGAGCGCGCTGCTGCTCGGCATCTTCCTCGCGCTGCGCATCCTCGGCCCCGGCGCCCTCACTGGCCTCGGCGCGCGGCTGTTCGATCGCGACAAGCTGCGCCGGCTGTTCGCGGTCAACGCCGACATCATGGTCCGCACCGTCGCCCTGCTGGTGCTGTTCGGCTGGTTCGCCAATGCGGGCGCGCGGCTGGGGGCAGTCCCGCTCGCGGCCAACCACGTGCTGATGCAGTTCGTCTCCGTCTCCGCCTTCGTGCTCGACGGCTTCGCCTTCACCGCCGAGTCGCGGATCGGCGAGGCGATCGGCCGCGGCGCGCGTGCGGAGCTTCTGCGCGCCACCCGCTTGACGGGCGAGTTCACGCTCGCCGCCGGCGCCGCCTTCGCGCTCCTGATCCACGTCGCCGGCGTGCCGCTGATCGCCGCCGTCACCGACAATGCCGAGGTCCGCGCCCACGCGATCGCGCTCCTGCCCTTCGCCGCGCTGGTGCCCTTGGTCGGCGCCCCCGCCTGGCTGCTCGACGGCGTGTTCATCGGCGCCACCGCCGGCAAGAGCCTGCGCGACGCCGCCGTCGCCGCCACCCTGCTCTACCTCGCGACCGATCTGCTGCTGAGGCCGTTGGGCGCGGTCGGCATGTGGGTCGCGCTGCTCGCCAGCTACCTCTATCGCGCCGCCGGCCTCGGCCTCGCGCTCCCGCGGCTGGTGCAATCCGTCGGCCAGCCGCTTGCGGAAGCGCCGCGCGAGGCATAG
- the metC gene encoding cystathionine beta-lyase, with protein MSGAGEGRGGDKGAGTRVVGAGRRPEWTQRIVNPPVWRASTILYDTVEELRATAGRDTHHKLFYGRRGTPTQWSLADALTQLEPGAEATLLYPSGVAAISTALLAVLSPGDELLLVDSAYDPTRHLADGLLKRFGITTRYYDPMVGAGIAELIGPTTRAIFMESPGSLTFEVQDVPAIVAAAKARGVTTLLDNTWATPLLFPAIELGVDYTIMACTKYVVGHSDAMLGSVTAAPGKFAALRHASYQLGQHVSPDDAYLGSRGLRTMAVRLDRHGESALAIARWLGAQPGVARVLHPALPGTPGHDIFARDFRGSSGLFSFVLDGGDEAARAALIDGLELFAIGYSWGGFESLAVPIDPERYRSATPWQAEGPMVRLQIGLEDVDDLIADLDAGLARFRAARG; from the coding sequence GTGAGCGGAGCGGGCGAGGGCCGAGGCGGGGACAAGGGCGCCGGTACGCGCGTCGTCGGCGCGGGGCGCCGGCCGGAATGGACCCAGCGCATCGTCAACCCGCCGGTGTGGCGGGCGTCGACCATCCTCTACGATACGGTCGAGGAACTGCGCGCGACTGCCGGCCGGGATACCCACCACAAGCTGTTCTACGGCAGGCGCGGCACGCCGACCCAATGGTCGCTCGCCGATGCGCTGACCCAGCTGGAGCCGGGTGCCGAGGCGACGTTGCTCTATCCCTCGGGCGTGGCGGCGATCTCGACCGCGCTGCTGGCGGTGCTGTCGCCGGGCGACGAGCTGCTGCTGGTCGACAGCGCCTATGACCCGACCCGCCACCTGGCCGACGGGCTGCTCAAGCGCTTCGGCATCACCACGCGCTATTACGACCCCATGGTGGGCGCGGGCATCGCCGAGCTGATCGGGCCGACGACGCGCGCGATCTTCATGGAAAGCCCCGGGAGCCTGACCTTCGAGGTGCAGGACGTGCCGGCGATCGTCGCCGCCGCCAAGGCGCGCGGCGTCACGACGCTGCTCGACAACACCTGGGCGACGCCGCTGTTGTTCCCGGCGATCGAACTGGGCGTCGACTATACGATCATGGCCTGCACCAAATATGTCGTCGGCCATTCGGACGCGATGCTGGGATCGGTGACGGCGGCGCCCGGCAAGTTCGCGGCGCTGCGTCACGCCAGCTACCAGCTGGGCCAGCATGTCTCGCCCGACGATGCCTATCTGGGCTCGCGGGGGCTTCGCACCATGGCGGTGCGGCTCGACCGGCATGGCGAGAGTGCGCTGGCCATCGCGCGCTGGCTGGGCGCGCAGCCGGGGGTCGCCCGCGTGCTGCACCCGGCCCTGCCGGGAACGCCGGGGCACGATATTTTCGCGCGCGACTTCCGCGGGTCTTCCGGCCTGTTCTCGTTCGTGCTCGACGGCGGGGACGAGGCGGCGCGGGCGGCGCTGATCGACGGGCTGGAGCTGTTCGCGATCGGCTATAGCTGGGGCGGGTTCGAGAGCCTGGCGGTGCCGATCGATCCCGAGCGCTATCGCAGCGCCACCCCCTGGCAGGCGGAGGGGCCGATGGTGCGGCTGCAGATCGGGCTGGAGGACGTGGACGACCTGATCGCCGACCTCGACGCCGGGCTCGCCCGCTTCCGGGCGGCGCGGGGGTGA
- a CDS encoding mechanosensitive ion channel family protein, with product MVSRLAEFGITIPGTPALIEALFAAALVLLALTLGWVAGRRLGPGIAGFWRKHFDGQGEGIAPRLCQIARHAVAAALLAIVAGSYGWHPLSAFGIGLVLGWTTARLAVDVLRGLHLPRWAAWTIGAVLFVGVLSNALGGFDNVTGALERVGFDVGRRRLSLLSLVSVAVVAVGLYALVRLANRLVSHSIGRAKSLDATQKLLAQKLAAIGAVVVAFFFGIDLLGIDLTTFAVFSGGLGLAIGFGLQKTVGNLIAGIILLMDRSIKPGDVIVVGESFGWVNKIGVRAVSVITRDGKEHLIPNENLMTQEVENWSFTDRNVRVRIQVKVGYESDLKLAQALMLRAASESPRVLKSPKPNVWLTSYGDYAAEHDILVWISDPESGVGNVRSDVLNRLWLLFKEHGIVIPVPRREMILRDPAGAAAFAVQGAADPDTAAPQPPSGPDA from the coding sequence GTGGTGAGCCGGCTCGCCGAATTCGGCATCACCATCCCCGGCACGCCGGCGCTGATCGAGGCGCTTTTCGCGGCGGCGCTGGTGTTGCTGGCGCTGACGCTCGGATGGGTCGCGGGCCGGCGGCTCGGGCCGGGGATTGCCGGCTTCTGGCGCAAGCACTTCGACGGGCAGGGCGAGGGGATCGCCCCCCGCCTGTGCCAGATCGCGCGCCATGCGGTTGCCGCGGCGCTGCTGGCGATCGTGGCGGGCAGCTATGGCTGGCACCCGCTGTCGGCGTTCGGCATCGGCCTGGTGCTCGGCTGGACCACCGCGCGGCTCGCGGTCGACGTCTTGCGCGGGCTGCACCTGCCGCGCTGGGCCGCCTGGACGATCGGCGCGGTGCTCTTCGTGGGCGTGCTGAGCAATGCGCTCGGCGGATTCGACAATGTCACCGGTGCGCTGGAGCGGGTCGGCTTCGACGTCGGGCGGCGGCGTCTGTCGCTGCTGTCGCTGGTGTCGGTCGCGGTGGTGGCGGTCGGCCTCTATGCGCTGGTGCGGCTCGCCAACCGGCTGGTCAGCCATTCGATCGGACGCGCCAAGAGCCTGGACGCGACGCAGAAGCTGCTGGCGCAGAAGCTGGCGGCGATCGGCGCGGTAGTGGTCGCCTTCTTCTTCGGCATCGACCTGCTGGGGATCGACCTCACCACCTTTGCGGTGTTTTCGGGCGGGCTCGGCCTAGCGATCGGCTTTGGTCTCCAGAAGACCGTGGGCAACCTGATCGCGGGCATCATCCTGCTGATGGACCGGTCGATCAAGCCGGGCGACGTGATCGTGGTGGGGGAGAGCTTCGGCTGGGTGAACAAGATCGGCGTGCGCGCCGTCTCCGTCATCACCCGCGACGGCAAGGAGCACCTGATCCCCAACGAGAACCTGATGACGCAGGAGGTGGAGAACTGGTCCTTCACCGACCGTAACGTGCGCGTGCGCATCCAGGTGAAGGTGGGCTATGAAAGCGACCTGAAGCTCGCCCAGGCGCTGATGCTGCGCGCGGCGAGCGAAAGTCCGCGGGTGTTGAAGAGCCCCAAGCCCAATGTGTGGCTCACCAGCTATGGCGACTATGCCGCCGAGCACGACATCCTGGTGTGGATTAGCGATCCCGAAAGCGGCGTCGGCAACGTGCGTTCGGACGTGCTCAACCGGCTGTGGCTGCTGTTCAAGGAGCACGGCATCGTCATCCCGGTGCCCAGGCGCGAGATGATCCTGCGCGATCCTGCGGGCGCTGCCGCCTTTGCCGTGCAGGGGGCTGCCGATCCGGATACGGCCGCCCCACAGCCTCCCTCCGGTCCCGACGCCTGA
- a CDS encoding sulfurtransferase, with amino-acid sequence MDALVTTDELATQLGSPGLHLLDATWFGTLGAEGRDAAAEFAAGHIPGAAFLDLGHLSQAAAEGATAGVARLLGALGIDDGATIVLYDDSPYHSAARAWWLLKRYGVAASLLDGGIQKWRAEGRPLQTGHGAAHTVTRHLHFDPSRMRTKADVRANLDSGAEQLLDARSAARFTGAELDPRGLPTGHIPGSFNLPYGKLFAPDGTWKRGEALRAAFEDSGVDLNRPIVTTCGSGVTAAVLAFGLHLLGRDAALYDGSWTDWASDPTTPKATVTL; translated from the coding sequence ATGGACGCGCTGGTGACGACAGACGAACTGGCGACGCAGCTGGGGAGCCCCGGGCTTCACCTGCTGGATGCGACCTGGTTCGGGACGCTCGGCGCCGAGGGGCGCGACGCGGCGGCGGAGTTCGCCGCCGGGCATATTCCGGGTGCGGCCTTTCTCGACCTCGGCCATCTCTCCCAGGCGGCGGCCGAAGGTGCGACCGCCGGCGTCGCCCGGTTGCTGGGTGCGCTGGGGATCGACGACGGCGCGACGATCGTCCTTTATGACGACTCCCCCTATCATAGCGCGGCGCGCGCCTGGTGGCTGCTCAAGCGCTATGGCGTGGCGGCGAGCCTGCTCGACGGCGGGATTCAGAAGTGGCGTGCGGAAGGCCGCCCGCTCCAGACCGGCCATGGCGCGGCCCATACGGTGACGCGCCACCTGCACTTCGATCCCAGCCGGATGCGGACCAAGGCGGACGTGCGCGCGAACCTGGACAGCGGGGCCGAGCAGCTGCTCGACGCGCGTTCGGCTGCGCGCTTCACCGGTGCCGAGCTCGACCCGCGCGGGCTGCCGACCGGGCACATCCCGGGTTCCTTCAACCTGCCCTATGGCAAGCTGTTCGCCCCCGACGGCACGTGGAAGCGGGGCGAGGCGCTGCGCGCGGCATTCGAGGATTCGGGCGTCGATCTCAACCGGCCGATCGTCACCACCTGCGGCTCGGGCGTGACGGCGGCGGTGCTGGCGTTCGGGCTCCACCTGCTCGGCCGCGACGCCGCGCTCTACGACGGCAGCTGGACCGACTGGGCATCGGACCCGACCACGCCCAAGGCGACGGTGACGCTGTGA
- a CDS encoding glycosyltransferase family 4 protein — MAPSIAAPGGMDHIALIGNFLPRKCGLATFTTDTYNALKQRFPDLKVDVYAMDDRPGLHAYPPAVTHSIPQNDRAAYSEAARRIAESGAKALWVQHEYGIYGGAAGDYLLALLDRVTVPVIVTLHTILEKPSADERRVMDALLRRAARVIVMADKGREILTRVHGVDPRKLVMIPHGVPNRAYVEPAAMKGRFGWADRDVILTFGLLAPNKGIETMIEALPAVVGAHPRALYVVLGATHPHLVEHEGEAYRDRLKALAGDRGVADNVVFVDAFVEHEELLDYLQAADLYVTPYSNPAQITSGTLSYAVGMGKVVISTPYVHASEILADDHGVLVPFGDSGAFAREINRLLGDATARHSLAGRAYAHGRSMLWPRLAERAMAEVADAVAALPHRIPRTNELAPLKPTIAAVERMSDATGMLQHSIFSIPDRRHGYCIDDNARALILMHRIDELDETTRDKWTSVYAAFLQHAWNPDTRRFRNFMNFDRSWCEDEGSEDSNGRAIWALGVTAREARARKHRDWAIALFDATAGIALELGSPRARAFAMLGAAAMLDVYPGHPLARDILTRFGGELVELLHEARRPEWQWFEIVLAYDNARLPEAMIRAGQTLERPDLLQVGLETLDWIVARQTSPEGRFRAVGTESFHRPYADPLPFDQQPLEAQATIDACIAAHEVTGDERWAAEAMKAYRWYLGVNDLDLPLASGADGGCFDGLMPHGLNQNQGAESILALQLASCAISRLSLRPPVVAEGRAVA, encoded by the coding sequence ATGGCGCCGAGTATCGCCGCACCGGGTGGCATGGATCACATCGCCCTGATCGGCAACTTCCTGCCGCGCAAGTGCGGGCTGGCGACCTTCACCACCGACACCTACAACGCGCTCAAGCAGCGCTTCCCGGACCTCAAGGTCGACGTCTATGCGATGGACGACCGGCCGGGGCTGCACGCCTATCCGCCGGCGGTCACGCACAGCATCCCGCAGAACGACCGCGCCGCCTATAGCGAGGCTGCGCGCCGGATCGCGGAGAGCGGCGCCAAGGCGCTGTGGGTCCAGCACGAATATGGCATCTACGGCGGTGCGGCCGGCGACTATCTGCTGGCGCTGCTCGACCGGGTCACCGTTCCCGTCATCGTCACCCTCCACACCATCCTGGAGAAGCCGAGCGCGGACGAGCGTCGGGTGATGGATGCCCTGCTCCGCCGTGCCGCGCGCGTGATCGTCATGGCCGACAAGGGTCGCGAGATCCTGACCCGCGTCCACGGCGTCGATCCGCGCAAGCTCGTGATGATCCCCCACGGCGTGCCCAATCGTGCCTATGTCGAGCCCGCCGCCATGAAGGGCCGCTTCGGCTGGGCCGATCGCGACGTGATCCTGACCTTCGGCCTGCTCGCGCCCAACAAGGGCATCGAGACGATGATCGAGGCCCTGCCGGCGGTGGTCGGCGCGCACCCGCGCGCGCTCTACGTGGTGCTCGGCGCCACCCACCCGCACCTCGTCGAGCATGAGGGAGAGGCCTATCGCGACCGGCTGAAGGCGCTCGCCGGCGACCGCGGCGTCGCCGACAACGTCGTCTTCGTCGACGCATTCGTCGAGCATGAGGAACTGCTCGACTATCTCCAGGCGGCCGACCTCTACGTCACCCCCTACAGCAATCCCGCGCAGATCACCTCGGGCACGCTTTCCTATGCCGTGGGCATGGGCAAGGTCGTGATCTCCACGCCCTATGTGCACGCCAGCGAGATTCTCGCCGACGACCACGGCGTGCTGGTGCCGTTCGGGGACAGCGGCGCCTTTGCGCGCGAGATCAACCGCCTGCTCGGCGACGCCACCGCTCGCCATTCGCTCGCCGGGCGCGCCTATGCGCATGGCCGCTCCATGCTGTGGCCGCGCCTGGCGGAGCGCGCGATGGCGGAGGTCGCCGATGCGGTCGCGGCCCTCCCCCACCGCATCCCGCGCACCAACGAGCTCGCCCCGCTCAAGCCCACCATCGCCGCGGTCGAGCGGATGAGCGATGCCACCGGCATGCTCCAGCATTCGATCTTCTCGATTCCCGATCGGCGCCACGGCTATTGCATCGACGACAATGCCCGCGCGCTGATCCTGATGCACCGCATCGACGAGCTCGACGAGACGACGCGCGACAAGTGGACCAGCGTCTACGCAGCCTTCCTCCAGCACGCCTGGAATCCGGACACGCGGCGCTTCCGCAACTTCATGAACTTCGACCGCAGCTGGTGCGAGGACGAGGGCTCGGAGGATTCGAACGGCCGCGCGATCTGGGCGCTGGGCGTCACCGCGCGCGAGGCGCGGGCGCGCAAGCATCGCGACTGGGCGATCGCGCTGTTCGACGCCACCGCCGGCATCGCACTGGAACTCGGCAGCCCGCGGGCGCGCGCCTTTGCCATGCTCGGCGCCGCCGCGATGCTCGACGTCTATCCGGGCCACCCGCTCGCGCGCGACATCCTCACCCGCTTCGGCGGCGAACTGGTGGAGCTGCTGCACGAGGCGCGCCGCCCCGAGTGGCAGTGGTTCGAGATCGTGCTGGCCTATGACAACGCCCGCCTGCCCGAAGCGATGATCCGCGCCGGCCAGACGCTGGAGCGTCCGGACCTCCTCCAGGTGGGGCTGGAGACGCTCGACTGGATCGTCGCGCGCCAGACCTCGCCCGAGGGGCGCTTCCGCGCAGTCGGTACCGAGAGCTTCCACCGCCCCTATGCGGACCCGCTGCCCTTCGATCAGCAGCCGCTGGAGGCGCAGGCCACCATCGACGCCTGCATCGCAGCGCACGAAGTCACCGGCGACGAGCGCTGGGCGGCCGAGGCGATGAAGGCCTATCGCTGGTACCTCGGGGTCAACGACCTCGATCTGCCGCTCGCCTCCGGCGCGGATGGCGGCTGCTTCGACGGGCTGATGCCGCACGGGCTGAACCAGAACCAGGGCGCGGAATCGATTCTCGCCCTGCAACTCGCCTCCTGTGCGATTTCCCGTCTTTCACTGCGCCCCCCGGTCGTGGCAGAGGGCCGCGCCGTCGCCTGA
- a CDS encoding GNAT family N-acetyltransferase — translation MSTPITARIAEGVLSIPAADWDACAGPGNPFLSYGFLAALERSGSVGGRSGWQPLPVVVDGADGRPAAIAPAYAKAHSQGEYVFDHAWADAWERAGGDYYPKLQVAVPFTPVPGPRLLLRDPAQGPALIAALETLTRQNGLSSAHATFVDPEELPRWQAAGWLMRAGTQFHWENQGYAGFDDFLGALASRKRKAIRKERAAAVEGLTIRHLAGAEITEAHWDAFWAFYQDTGSRKWGQPYLTRSFFPLLSEALGDRVLLILAYRGDRPIAGALNLVGADALYGRYWGAVEEVPFLHFELCYYQAIEAAIARGLQRVEAGAQGEHKLARGYAPVTTWSAHYLPDPNFRRAVAEYLEREREAVVHEQEYLGELTPFRRG, via the coding sequence GTGAGCACCCCCATCACCGCGCGCATCGCCGAGGGCGTGCTGTCCATCCCCGCCGCCGACTGGGACGCCTGTGCCGGCCCGGGCAATCCGTTCCTGAGCTACGGCTTCCTGGCCGCGCTGGAGCGGTCCGGCTCGGTCGGCGGGCGGAGCGGCTGGCAGCCGCTGCCGGTGGTGGTGGACGGGGCCGACGGGCGCCCGGCGGCGATCGCCCCCGCCTATGCCAAGGCGCACAGCCAGGGCGAATATGTGTTCGACCATGCCTGGGCCGACGCCTGGGAGCGCGCGGGCGGCGACTATTACCCCAAGCTGCAGGTGGCGGTGCCCTTCACGCCGGTGCCGGGACCACGGCTGCTGCTGCGCGATCCTGCCCAGGGGCCGGCGCTGATCGCCGCGCTCGAGACGCTCACCCGCCAGAACGGGCTGTCCTCTGCGCATGCGACCTTCGTCGATCCCGAGGAACTGCCGCGCTGGCAGGCGGCGGGCTGGCTGATGCGGGCGGGGACGCAGTTCCACTGGGAGAACCAGGGCTATGCCGGCTTCGACGACTTCCTGGGGGCGCTGGCCAGCCGCAAGCGCAAGGCGATCCGCAAGGAGCGCGCGGCCGCGGTCGAGGGGCTGACGATCCGCCACCTGGCCGGTGCCGAGATCACCGAGGCGCATTGGGACGCGTTCTGGGCATTCTACCAGGACACCGGCAGCCGGAAATGGGGACAGCCGTATCTGACGCGGTCGTTCTTCCCGCTGCTGTCGGAGGCGCTGGGCGACCGGGTCCTGCTGATCCTGGCCTATCGCGGCGACCGGCCGATCGCCGGGGCGCTCAACCTGGTGGGGGCGGATGCGCTCTACGGGCGCTACTGGGGCGCGGTGGAGGAGGTGCCGTTCCTGCACTTCGAGCTATGCTATTACCAGGCGATCGAGGCGGCGATCGCGCGCGGGCTCCAGCGCGTCGAGGCGGGCGCGCAGGGCGAGCACAAGCTGGCGCGCGGCTATGCGCCGGTCACGACCTGGTCGGCGCATTATCTGCCGGACCCGAACTTCCGCCGCGCCGTCGCCGAGTATCTCGAGCGCGAGCGCGAGGCGGTGGTGCATGAGCAGGAGTATCTGGGCGAGCTGACGCCATTCCGGCGGGGGTAG
- the queF gene encoding preQ(1) synthase, translating to MTPKHLGQSSGLPASPEQAELDYVPNPREGSRYCVRFTVPEFTSLCPVTGQPDFAHLVLDYVPDATIVESKSLKLFLGSFRNHAAFHEDCTVGIGERLFAEMKPLWLRIGGYWYPRGGIPIDVFWQSGEPPAGVWIPSQDVPGYRGRG from the coding sequence ATGACACCAAAGCATCTGGGCCAGAGCAGCGGGCTTCCCGCATCGCCGGAACAGGCCGAACTCGATTATGTCCCCAATCCGCGGGAGGGCTCGCGCTATTGCGTGCGCTTCACCGTGCCCGAATTCACCTCGCTGTGCCCGGTCACGGGCCAGCCCGATTTCGCGCATCTGGTCCTCGACTATGTGCCCGACGCCACCATCGTCGAATCCAAGTCGCTGAAGCTGTTCCTCGGCTCGTTCCGCAACCACGCGGCCTTTCACGAGGATTGCACGGTCGGCATCGGCGAGCGGCTGTTCGCCGAGATGAAGCCCTTGTGGCTGCGCATCGGCGGCTATTGGTACCCGCGCGGCGGCATTCCGATCGACGTGTTCTGGCAGTCGGGCGAGCCGCCGGCAGGCGTCTGGATCCCGTCGCAGGACGTCCCCGGCTATCGCGGGCGGGGCTGA